In Bacillus toyonensis BCT-7112, a single window of DNA contains:
- a CDS encoding aspartate aminotransferase family protein produces MSDWFQLDKEYMMPTYCRTEVAIERGEGCQLYDVNGKEYLDMFSGVGVNVLGYNHPKIVQTTMEQVTKSLHLPFHFLNPVAIEYAKKLVEYSLKNGKVFFTNSGTEATETTLKLIDKYRSITNEEREGVVVLKGSFHGRTLGALHFTRQENVYQSFPKTSIPVYEVERENIEQLEETILNEKPIAIMLEPVLGSGGIYPLSSEYLYGVQHLCDKYNVLLIVDEVQSGMGRTGKLFAYQNSNITPDIIQIGKGAGGGIPLGGIIVGEKLCDVFSPGDHGTTFAHSSMGTALGLTVLNTLLDDGLMQEAYETSLYLNDKLQDIQKENSYYIQEVRHVGMMFGISVNDTNENVKKLQIELMNKGMLVDVTQGNIIRLLPPYIITKEEIDAFTYEFISCVHSIAATASI; encoded by the coding sequence ATGTCGGATTGGTTTCAATTAGATAAAGAATATATGATGCCTACGTATTGCCGTACGGAGGTTGCAATAGAAAGAGGAGAAGGTTGTCAACTGTATGATGTGAATGGAAAAGAGTATTTAGATATGTTTTCTGGCGTAGGAGTAAATGTATTAGGATACAATCATCCTAAAATTGTGCAAACGACAATGGAGCAAGTTACGAAATCGTTGCATCTTCCATTTCACTTTTTAAACCCAGTTGCGATTGAGTATGCAAAGAAATTAGTTGAGTACTCTTTAAAAAACGGCAAAGTATTTTTTACAAACTCTGGTACGGAAGCGACAGAAACAACGTTGAAATTAATTGATAAATATAGATCTATTACGAATGAAGAGCGAGAAGGTGTCGTTGTGCTCAAAGGTAGTTTCCACGGGCGAACGTTAGGGGCACTTCATTTTACGAGACAAGAAAATGTATATCAAAGTTTCCCTAAAACATCTATTCCTGTATACGAAGTAGAGCGTGAGAATATAGAGCAATTAGAAGAAACAATTTTAAATGAAAAGCCTATTGCAATTATGTTAGAGCCTGTATTAGGAAGTGGCGGGATATATCCTTTATCAAGTGAATATTTATATGGTGTTCAACATCTTTGTGACAAGTATAATGTGCTGCTTATCGTTGATGAAGTACAAAGTGGTATGGGTAGAACGGGGAAATTGTTCGCTTATCAAAATTCTAATATTACACCGGATATTATTCAAATTGGTAAAGGCGCAGGAGGAGGGATACCGCTAGGGGGAATTATTGTAGGTGAAAAGCTATGCGATGTATTTTCACCAGGAGATCATGGCACTACATTTGCTCATTCATCAATGGGAACAGCTTTAGGTTTAACGGTATTAAATACATTACTTGATGATGGGTTAATGCAAGAAGCTTATGAAACGTCACTATATTTGAATGATAAACTGCAAGACATTCAGAAAGAAAATTCTTATTATATTCAGGAAGTTCGTCATGTGGGGATGATGTTTGGGATAAGTGTGAATGACACGAATGAAAATGTGAAGAAATTACAGATTGAGCTAATGAATAAAGGAATGTTAGTCGATGTAACACAAGGGAATATTATTCGATTACTTCCGCCGTATATTATTACGAAAGAGGAAATTGACGCATTCACTTATGAGTTTATTTCCTGTGTTCATAGCATAGCAGCTACAGCAAGTATTTAA
- a CDS encoding catalase, protein MNEKYNKKRQPLLGEDLNQNRELNEQATLHSQTVGSRGPVLKQDSVLHETLQEFIHEKIVERPVHVKGFGAFGYFQTIYPMSAHTKLSFLQHSNEKVPVMVRFSLAVSTKGTPDTSRNVRGFSTKFYTKEGVFDLLCNHIPVFSVRDPMRFPETIKALLPSPKNNLIDPDRFWHFVARAPESIHFVVRLYSNVGTVKSLRHIPGHSVNTYVWRNAEGNRKYVKYHWYPFEGVQFITSKEATKLAAENPDYSGKDLYDAIEAGKSVEYGLYVQLMDPKDEVHLSYDPLDDTKVWDEKMYPLIPVGKMVLNKNPENYMEQVEKVAFSPSNLLDGAELSDDKMLQGRANIYSDSQRRRIGPEFRKLAINQQQNWTPANQITSGDGRYVEGKLERAPITKQNDFTQAGEFYTQLKPIEKEYLAENLANDLKGISDDIRKIVLEYFNRVSTDLKTKIETKMKEH, encoded by the coding sequence ATGAATGAAAAATATAATAAAAAGAGGCAACCCTTATTAGGAGAAGACCTTAATCAAAATCGAGAACTTAATGAACAAGCTACACTTCACTCTCAAACAGTCGGTTCACGTGGACCTGTTCTCAAGCAAGATAGTGTACTGCATGAAACGTTACAAGAATTTATACATGAAAAAATTGTAGAAAGACCTGTTCATGTAAAAGGTTTTGGGGCATTCGGTTATTTTCAAACGATCTATCCGATGTCTGCACATACAAAGCTAAGTTTTTTACAACATTCTAATGAGAAAGTTCCTGTTATGGTACGGTTTTCGTTAGCTGTTAGTACGAAAGGAACACCAGATACTTCTAGAAATGTACGCGGATTTTCCACAAAATTTTATACAAAAGAAGGCGTTTTCGATCTTTTATGTAATCACATTCCTGTCTTTTCCGTTCGTGATCCGATGCGTTTCCCTGAAACGATTAAAGCGTTGTTGCCTTCACCTAAAAATAACTTAATAGATCCGGATAGATTTTGGCATTTTGTCGCTAGAGCACCCGAATCCATTCATTTTGTTGTCCGTTTATACTCTAATGTCGGTACGGTAAAAAGTCTTCGTCACATCCCAGGACATAGTGTAAATACATACGTTTGGAGAAATGCTGAAGGCAATCGAAAGTACGTAAAGTATCATTGGTATCCTTTTGAAGGTGTACAATTCATTACTAGTAAGGAAGCTACTAAACTAGCTGCTGAAAATCCGGATTATAGTGGGAAAGATTTATATGATGCAATTGAGGCTGGTAAATCCGTGGAGTATGGTTTATATGTCCAGCTCATGGATCCAAAAGATGAAGTACATCTTTCTTATGATCCGCTAGATGATACAAAAGTATGGGATGAAAAGATGTACCCTCTTATACCAGTCGGTAAAATGGTATTAAATAAAAACCCTGAAAATTATATGGAACAAGTAGAAAAAGTCGCCTTCTCCCCTTCTAATTTACTAGATGGTGCAGAACTATCTGATGATAAAATGTTGCAAGGGCGTGCTAACATTTATAGCGATTCTCAAAGAAGAAGAATTGGACCCGAATTTCGAAAATTAGCGATTAACCAACAGCAAAATTGGACACCTGCTAATCAAATAACAAGCGGTGATGGAAGGTATGTTGAAGGTAAACTTGAAAGAGCTCCTATAACGAAACAGAATGACTTTACGCAGGCTGGTGAATTTTATACGCAGTTAAAACCAATAGAAAAAGAATATCTTGCTGAAAATTTAGCTAATGATTTGAAAGGTATATCTGATGATATTAGGAAGATCGTTTTGGAGTATTTCAATCGAGTATCCACTGATTTGAAAACAAAAATTGAGACAAAAATGAAAGAGCATTAA
- the colA gene encoding collagenase ColA, which translates to MVKYSKISKWILGVGLVTITCNGLQIQAETKEKNVKNVLQMEPVGIQKSVDELAHPSKVQENASFTKRLKLADLSQRPLAPTDNIKPLAEEKKYSMAELNQLSNKQLTDLLVTIKWYQIPELFQFNSDSLKFYQDDSRMQAIINKLAEQGQAYTKDDSKGIETLVEALRAAFYLGFYHDELSKLNERSYHDKCLPALKTIAKNPNFKLGTSEQNKVISSYGKLIGNASADVETVLYAGEIFKQYNDNLATFIEDRTKGDAIYELMKGIDFDIQTDMYTTGKEPKDTIWYRNIDNFINEVSRFALLGTVSDKNGWLINNGIYYAGRLGKLHSTPTKGQQVVTDAMRIYPFLGEQYFVAAEQITTNYGGIDANGKTVNLDQIREEGKKKYLPKTYTFDDGAIVFKAGDKVSEEKIKRLYWAAKEVRSQFYRTVGSDKPLENGHADDVLTMVIYNSPDEYQFNRQLYGYETNNGGIYIEGTGTFFTYERTPEQSIYSLEELFRHEFTHYLQGRYEVQGLWGQGEMYQNERLTWFEEGNAEFFAGSTRLNSVVPRKSIIGGLSNDPAKRYTASQTLNAKYGTWDFYNYSFALQSYMYNKRPEMFDKVHDLIRANDVSSYDAYRSALSKDNNLNEEYQSYMQMLIDNRDKYTIPQVSDEYLAQHDPKSLSDITSDITNEAKLKGVKVTKNKSQFFNTFTLQGTYTGSSAKGEIEDWKVMNEATNEMLKRISGKEWTGYKTLTAYFINYRVNHAGQFEYDVVFSGVNTEEGTAVEKEPNNSFETANPLSLNILLRGTLSDQDQGDKFVIDVKDQKDLQISVTNEQNLGLNWVLYSESDLNNYVAYATKRDGNKLLGNYNAKPGKYYLSVYKYGGGTGNYTVQVK; encoded by the coding sequence ATGGTTAAATATTCGAAAATTTCTAAGTGGATTCTTGGTGTTGGACTAGTGACAATAACATGTAATGGTTTGCAAATTCAAGCAGAGACAAAAGAGAAAAATGTGAAGAACGTATTACAAATGGAGCCGGTTGGCATACAGAAATCTGTTGATGAATTGGCGCACCCTTCAAAAGTACAAGAAAATGCATCTTTTACAAAACGGTTAAAGTTAGCGGATTTATCGCAGCGTCCACTAGCACCAACCGATAATATTAAACCGTTAGCTGAAGAAAAAAAGTATTCGATGGCTGAGTTAAATCAATTAAGTAACAAACAATTAACTGATCTTCTTGTGACTATTAAATGGTATCAAATTCCGGAATTATTTCAGTTTAATAGTGATAGTCTTAAATTCTATCAAGATGATAGCCGAATGCAAGCGATTATTAATAAACTAGCAGAACAAGGACAAGCTTATACGAAAGATGACTCAAAAGGGATTGAAACATTAGTAGAAGCGCTACGTGCAGCATTTTATTTAGGTTTTTACCATGATGAATTAAGCAAACTAAATGAGCGTAGCTACCATGATAAATGTTTACCAGCTTTAAAAACAATTGCAAAAAATCCAAATTTCAAACTTGGTACATCAGAACAAAATAAAGTAATTTCATCATATGGAAAATTAATTGGAAATGCATCAGCAGATGTTGAAACGGTTTTATATGCAGGTGAAATTTTTAAACAATATAACGATAATCTTGCAACTTTCATTGAAGACCGAACAAAAGGAGACGCTATATATGAGTTGATGAAGGGAATTGACTTTGATATTCAGACGGATATGTACACGACTGGAAAAGAGCCGAAAGATACGATATGGTATCGAAATATCGATAACTTTATTAATGAAGTAAGTCGTTTCGCACTACTTGGTACTGTATCAGATAAAAATGGATGGTTAATAAATAACGGAATTTACTATGCTGGCCGATTGGGCAAGCTTCATAGCACGCCGACAAAAGGACAACAAGTTGTTACAGATGCAATGCGAATTTATCCATTTTTAGGAGAGCAATACTTTGTTGCGGCAGAACAAATTACTACAAATTATGGAGGAATAGATGCGAACGGAAAAACTGTAAATTTAGATCAAATTCGAGAAGAGGGTAAAAAGAAATATTTACCGAAAACGTATACGTTTGATGATGGAGCAATTGTCTTTAAAGCTGGGGATAAGGTTAGTGAAGAGAAAATTAAGCGACTATACTGGGCAGCGAAAGAAGTACGTTCTCAATTTTATCGTACAGTTGGTAGCGATAAACCACTTGAAAATGGACATGCGGATGATGTGCTAACGATGGTTATTTATAATAGTCCAGATGAGTATCAATTTAATCGTCAACTGTACGGATATGAAACGAATAATGGTGGAATTTATATTGAAGGAACGGGAACTTTCTTTACATATGAACGTACACCAGAGCAAAGTATTTATAGTTTGGAAGAATTGTTCCGCCATGAATTTACACACTACTTACAAGGAAGGTACGAGGTTCAGGGATTATGGGGCCAAGGGGAAATGTATCAAAATGAACGTTTAACATGGTTTGAAGAAGGAAATGCAGAGTTCTTTGCAGGTTCAACGCGATTAAATAGTGTAGTACCGCGAAAAAGTATAATTGGTGGGTTATCTAATGATCCTGCAAAACGCTATACAGCATCACAAACATTAAATGCGAAATATGGAACGTGGGATTTTTATAACTATTCGTTTGCATTGCAATCATATATGTATAATAAACGTCCTGAAATGTTCGATAAAGTGCATGATTTAATTCGTGCAAATGATGTTTCAAGTTACGACGCATACCGTTCTGCATTAAGCAAAGATAATAACTTAAATGAAGAATATCAATCTTATATGCAAATGCTTATAGATAATCGCGATAAGTATACAATCCCACAAGTATCAGATGAGTACTTAGCGCAGCATGATCCAAAATCGCTTTCGGACATTACTTCAGATATTACGAATGAAGCAAAGTTAAAAGGTGTGAAAGTAACAAAGAATAAATCACAATTCTTTAATACATTTACACTACAGGGGACATATACTGGAAGTTCAGCAAAAGGAGAGATTGAGGATTGGAAAGTAATGAATGAAGCAACAAATGAAATGTTGAAACGTATTTCAGGAAAAGAGTGGACTGGATATAAAACATTGACTGCTTATTTTATAAATTACCGTGTTAATCATGCTGGACAATTTGAATATGATGTTGTGTTTAGCGGAGTAAATACGGAAGAAGGTACGGCTGTAGAAAAAGAACCAAATAATTCATTTGAAACAGCAAACCCACTATCTTTGAATATTTTGTTAAGAGGAACCTTGAGCGATCAAGATCAGGGAGATAAATTTGTTATTGATGTAAAGGATCAAAAAGATTTACAAATTTCTGTTACGAACGAACAAAATCTGGGACTGAACTGGGTATTATATTCTGAATCAGATCTAAACAATTATGTAGCTTATGCAACAAAACGTGATGGAAACAAATTGCTTGGAAATTATAATGCAAAGCCAGGGAAATATTACTTAAGTGTATATAAGTATGGTGGTGGAACAGGGAATTATACGGTACAAGTAAAGTAG
- a CDS encoding adenine deaminase C-terminal domain-containing protein: protein MEQNHFKWTNKQLREHVEVLDGKRSPHILLRNATYLNSYMREWMKANIWIYDDRIVYVGEKLPEQLSECEVIDCDGKHVVPSYIEPHAHPYQLYNPETLANHAMQFGTTTFINDNLTLFFTLQREEAFRLLDEFKKVPASMYWWCRFDGQTELQKGESLFNSEEIIEWLKHDAVLQGGELTAWPKLLHGDDGMLNWVQETKRLQKKVEGHFPGASETTLAKLKLLGTDCDHEAMTGQEAFTRLMQGYTVSLRNSSIRPDLKVLLKELLELGVKQFDRFIFTTDGSHPSFYENGMTNRLIEIAIEQGIPAIDAYHMASYNIARYYNMEHLHGSIATGRIANINILESKENPVPISVIAKGKWVKRDGVNKNKSLHINWSEFKVTPLSLDWSIEKEHMIFSNKTGIHLLNNVITKPYVSEIDLDCDELSMEHDECFLMMIARDGTWRVNTVVKGFVNELGGLASSYSGTGDIILIGKRKEDMLTAFRRVKELGGGMVIAENNEVLHEIALQLLGIMSDLKMSELIQEEKKMVKLLQERGYAYDDPAFTILFFSATHLPFIRVTPIGLYDVKSSKVVAQPVNLIKQY from the coding sequence ATGGAACAAAATCATTTTAAATGGACTAACAAGCAATTACGAGAACATGTTGAAGTATTAGATGGTAAAAGAAGTCCACACATTTTATTAAGGAATGCAACATACCTAAATTCGTATATGCGTGAGTGGATGAAAGCGAATATTTGGATCTATGATGACCGCATTGTATATGTAGGAGAAAAATTGCCAGAGCAACTAAGTGAATGTGAAGTGATTGATTGCGATGGAAAGCATGTAGTGCCTAGTTACATCGAACCGCATGCACATCCATATCAATTGTATAATCCAGAGACGTTAGCGAATCATGCGATGCAATTTGGGACGACAACTTTTATTAATGATAATTTAACTTTATTTTTCACATTACAACGTGAAGAAGCATTTCGTTTATTAGATGAATTTAAAAAGGTTCCGGCAAGTATGTATTGGTGGTGTCGTTTTGATGGACAGACTGAATTGCAAAAAGGGGAATCTTTATTTAATAGTGAAGAAATAATAGAGTGGCTAAAGCATGACGCAGTTCTTCAAGGCGGCGAGTTAACAGCATGGCCGAAACTATTACATGGCGATGATGGAATGTTAAATTGGGTGCAGGAAACGAAGCGGTTACAGAAAAAAGTAGAAGGACATTTTCCGGGGGCATCTGAAACGACTTTAGCGAAGTTAAAACTGTTAGGTACAGATTGTGATCATGAAGCGATGACAGGACAGGAAGCTTTCACGCGCCTTATGCAAGGCTACACTGTTTCTCTTAGAAATTCTTCGATTCGTCCAGATTTAAAAGTTTTATTGAAAGAATTACTAGAATTAGGTGTTAAGCAATTTGATAGATTCATTTTTACAACAGATGGTTCACATCCGTCATTTTATGAAAACGGAATGACGAATAGATTGATAGAAATAGCGATTGAGCAAGGAATTCCGGCAATAGATGCTTACCATATGGCAAGTTATAACATTGCTCGTTATTATAATATGGAGCATTTACATGGCTCCATTGCGACAGGGAGAATCGCCAATATTAATATTTTGGAAAGTAAAGAAAATCCGGTGCCAATTAGTGTAATTGCAAAGGGAAAATGGGTGAAGCGTGACGGAGTAAACAAAAATAAATCATTACATATAAACTGGAGTGAATTTAAAGTAACCCCATTATCATTAGACTGGTCTATAGAAAAAGAACATATGATTTTTTCTAATAAAACGGGTATACACTTGTTAAACAATGTTATAACAAAACCATATGTTAGCGAAATCGACTTAGACTGTGATGAACTTTCCATGGAACATGATGAATGTTTCCTAATGATGATTGCCCGCGATGGTACTTGGCGAGTGAATACAGTTGTGAAAGGTTTTGTAAATGAATTAGGAGGTCTTGCAAGTTCTTATTCTGGTACAGGTGACATTATTCTTATCGGAAAAAGGAAAGAAGATATGCTTACAGCTTTTCGTAGAGTAAAAGAGCTCGGTGGTGGAATGGTCATAGCAGAAAACAATGAAGTGTTACACGAAATTGCATTACAGTTGCTCGGGATTATGTCCGATTTAAAAATGAGTGAATTAATACAGGAAGAGAAAAAGATGGTGAAATTACTACAAGAGCGTGGCTACGCGTATGATGATCCAGCATTTACCATTTTATTCTTTTCTGCGACGCACTTGCCGTTTATACGAGTAACACCTATAGGATTATATGATGTGAAAAGTAGTAAGGTAGTTGCCCAGCCCGTGAATTTGATAAAGCAATATTAA
- a CDS encoding serine hydrolase domain-containing protein, protein MKKCNSIKLASFAVLLAGTALFTPDFTVTAESTQNISSSSQVHDQKNRNGWKQVMQETVQLGAPGILAKAYNNGKTSSYTAGVADLSTKKPVKSDYRFRIGSVTKTFTATTVLQLVGENRVQLDDSIEKWLPGLIQGNGYDGNQITIRQLLNHTSGIAEYLKSKDADIMNSKKTYTAEEIVKIGLSLPPDFSPGKGWSYSNTGYVILGMLIEKITGNSYAEEIEKRIIEPLDLSNTFLPGNSPVIPGKNHARGYVKTEGTSELKDITYYNPSLANSAGDMISNADDLNKFFSSLLSGKLLKERELKEMLTTVPVEGKAVGDGYGLGIYETKLPNGVSVWGHGGGIPGFTTFAGGVIGGKHTLAVSINSLDEVDIVSQFNKMMQIEFNK, encoded by the coding sequence ATGAAAAAATGTAATTCAATTAAGTTAGCAAGTTTTGCAGTTTTATTAGCGGGTACTGCTCTATTCACACCTGATTTTACTGTGACTGCAGAGTCAACTCAAAATATTTCTAGTTCGTCACAAGTACATGATCAAAAGAATCGTAATGGCTGGAAACAAGTAATGCAGGAAACAGTACAGCTTGGCGCTCCAGGGATATTAGCTAAGGCGTATAATAACGGAAAAACGAGTAGTTATACTGCTGGCGTAGCAGATTTAAGTACAAAGAAACCGGTGAAATCAGATTATCGCTTTCGGATTGGTAGTGTGACGAAAACTTTTACTGCCACGACTGTTCTACAATTAGTTGGAGAAAATCGCGTTCAACTTGACGATTCAATTGAAAAGTGGCTACCGGGCCTCATTCAAGGAAATGGGTATGATGGTAATCAAATTACGATACGCCAACTTTTGAATCATACGAGCGGTATAGCTGAATATTTAAAGTCAAAAGATGCTGACATAATGAATTCGAAAAAAACGTATACAGCAGAAGAAATAGTGAAAATAGGCCTTTCTCTGCCTCCAGATTTTTCGCCAGGTAAAGGCTGGTCGTATTCAAACACAGGATACGTAATACTAGGAATGCTTATTGAAAAAATAACTGGTAATAGTTATGCGGAAGAAATCGAAAAGCGAATTATTGAACCTTTGGACTTGTCAAATACGTTTTTACCAGGTAATTCACCTGTCATCCCAGGAAAGAATCATGCTCGTGGGTATGTGAAAACCGAAGGAACGAGCGAGTTGAAAGACATTACGTATTATAATCCGAGTTTAGCTAATTCAGCTGGAGATATGATTTCTAATGCGGATGATTTAAATAAATTCTTTTCATCTTTACTCAGTGGTAAGTTATTGAAGGAACGAGAGCTAAAAGAAATGCTTACTACAGTTCCTGTAGAAGGAAAAGCGGTTGGTGATGGGTATGGTCTTGGAATCTATGAGACTAAACTTCCAAACGGTGTTTCAGTTTGGGGTCACGGAGGAGGAATTCCCGGATTTACAACTTTTGCTGGCGGAGTAATTGGTGGTAAACATACATTGGCTGTCAGTATTAACTCTTTAGATGAGGTCGATATTGTTTCGCAGTTTAATAAAATGATGCAAATTGAATTTAATAAATAG
- a CDS encoding DUF3902 family protein — protein sequence MKLVLKSILISFIFSAVGMCWLMFLLFRGGGDWLLSWVGVLMAYLSLFTLIDLYCKNTYEKTLNKLLIKSTVTTFSFGVLGIIFGIIHELLTPWSLSLMVWYWLLILFLFLTTIILLFILVLVNRKNNNFTVGYRILILLNIFLTLGPVLWPLFLTIIGNGMNASAGW from the coding sequence ATGAAACTGGTATTAAAAAGCATACTTATTTCCTTTATTTTTTCTGCAGTAGGTATGTGTTGGTTGATGTTCTTGTTATTTAGAGGTGGCGGGGACTGGTTATTGTCTTGGGTAGGTGTATTAATGGCATATTTATCTTTATTCACTTTAATAGATTTATATTGTAAAAATACATATGAAAAAACATTAAATAAATTGCTTATAAAATCAACAGTTACTACCTTTAGTTTTGGGGTATTAGGAATCATATTTGGTATAATACACGAGCTATTAACACCATGGAGTCTCAGTTTAATGGTTTGGTATTGGTTGCTAATTCTATTTTTATTTTTAACGACCATAATATTATTATTTATTTTAGTATTGGTAAATCGTAAAAATAATAATTTTACCGTGGGATATAGAATACTTATACTTCTAAATATATTTCTTACGTTAGGGCCAGTACTGTGGCCATTATTTCTTACTATTATCGGAAATGGTATGAACGCCAGTGCAGGATGGTAA
- a CDS encoding DUF58 domain-containing protein, protein MNQQLVYTPLAEPFVMGVMSVVAVILSVFSSNLLFLSLVFLYVILIGAMHVYIRKVSRVQWEYSQGNSNVFIGETNMCKMKISNKSIFPILNIVFRFKCENKLTWNHDEINKNHSTGSNYYMNFNLKGKESVSFDLQAVALKRGIAKWEEVEIVITDLFGFITNNITYKQVDTPSYLVLPAVPKIQVPELQEWSRGFRKAMSSPLYDETKVMGVKSYENEDFRSIHWSATAKTGTITAKKYERTQCDKYAIYLNLQNKSGVSLRNDTEELIELTAGICKQLLMQNCSFEVWINSVKDNGLLHIKNGDNRKHLQNVLRILASISDQDTPISSSYFYTAGFRRKELDAVPLIIGTSPKKCSRTNKWIVMKE, encoded by the coding sequence ATGAATCAACAGCTTGTGTATACACCTTTAGCGGAGCCTTTCGTAATGGGGGTTATGTCAGTTGTAGCCGTTATTTTAAGTGTATTTTCAAGTAATCTACTGTTTTTATCTCTCGTATTTTTATATGTAATTTTAATAGGTGCTATGCATGTATATATACGTAAAGTATCTCGTGTTCAATGGGAATACAGTCAAGGGAATTCGAACGTTTTTATAGGTGAAACGAATATGTGCAAAATGAAAATTTCAAACAAGTCGATATTTCCTATTCTTAATATCGTATTTCGATTTAAATGTGAAAATAAGCTAACTTGGAATCATGATGAAATAAACAAAAATCATAGTACAGGTTCAAATTATTATATGAATTTTAATTTAAAAGGAAAGGAGTCAGTTTCATTTGATTTGCAAGCTGTAGCGTTAAAAAGAGGCATCGCGAAATGGGAAGAAGTTGAAATTGTGATTACCGATCTCTTTGGATTTATAACGAACAATATAACATATAAACAAGTTGATACGCCGTCTTATTTAGTTTTACCAGCTGTTCCGAAAATACAAGTTCCTGAATTACAAGAATGGTCACGAGGATTTCGAAAAGCGATGTCTTCACCCTTATATGATGAAACGAAAGTAATGGGAGTAAAGTCTTATGAAAATGAAGATTTTCGTTCCATCCACTGGAGTGCAACGGCGAAAACAGGGACGATAACTGCGAAAAAGTATGAGCGAACACAATGTGATAAATACGCGATTTATCTCAACTTGCAAAATAAAAGTGGTGTTTCTTTGCGAAATGATACAGAGGAACTAATTGAATTAACGGCGGGTATATGTAAACAATTGCTCATGCAAAACTGTTCATTTGAAGTATGGATCAATAGTGTAAAAGATAACGGTTTGCTACATATAAAAAATGGGGATAATCGGAAACATTTGCAAAATGTATTAAGGATACTTGCCTCGATATCAGACCAAGATACGCCTATATCTTCTTCTTACTTTTACACAGCTGGTTTTCGTCGAAAGGAACTGGATGCGGTTCCTTTAATTATTGGTACTTCACCAAAGAAATGCAGTAGAACGAATAAATGGATTGTAATGAAAGAATAA
- a CDS encoding AAA family ATPase, with amino-acid sequence MSTLKKITNNISKVIIGKDESIELAAIALIARGHILLEDVPGTGKTTLAKSLAKSVDAKFQRIQFTADTLPGDVIGLEYFDVKESDFKTRLGPIFANIVLVDEINRAVPRTQSSLLEVMEERTVTIAKQTHSLPEPFLVIATQNPLESAGTFPLPDAQLDRFLLTIRQGYPTREAEKEMMNRFQMNDPLETLHSIISSEEIITMQKRAREVLVGNDVQDYLLEIIEVTRNHELIEIGVSPRGTLAFMRAIQARAILNERDYCTPDDIKTLAASVCAHRLTLTIEGEMKTMKEQIMKEILHTISVPVENVR; translated from the coding sequence ATGAGTACATTAAAGAAAATTACTAACAATATTTCGAAAGTTATTATAGGAAAAGACGAATCGATAGAACTAGCAGCCATTGCTCTAATAGCAAGAGGACACATTTTATTAGAGGATGTACCTGGGACAGGAAAAACAACGTTAGCGAAAAGTTTGGCTAAAAGTGTGGACGCTAAATTTCAAAGAATACAATTTACAGCGGATACTTTGCCTGGAGATGTTATTGGTCTTGAATATTTTGATGTGAAGGAATCGGATTTTAAAACGAGGTTAGGCCCCATTTTTGCAAATATCGTATTAGTGGATGAAATTAATCGAGCTGTACCGAGAACACAATCTTCGTTACTTGAGGTTATGGAAGAGCGTACTGTTACAATTGCGAAACAGACACATTCATTACCAGAACCTTTTTTAGTTATAGCAACGCAAAATCCACTCGAATCAGCGGGCACATTTCCGTTACCAGATGCTCAGTTAGACCGGTTTTTACTCACAATACGCCAAGGTTATCCTACGAGAGAAGCTGAAAAGGAAATGATGAATCGGTTTCAAATGAATGATCCGTTAGAAACGTTACATTCTATTATTTCAAGTGAAGAAATTATTACGATGCAAAAGCGTGCAAGAGAAGTGTTAGTAGGGAATGATGTGCAAGATTATCTCCTTGAAATTATTGAAGTAACTCGTAACCATGAGTTAATTGAAATTGGTGTAAGCCCTCGGGGAACGTTGGCATTTATGAGAGCAATTCAAGCACGGGCAATATTAAATGAAAGAGATTACTGTACGCCAGATGATATTAAGACGCTCGCTGCATCAGTTTGTGCTCATCGTTTAACGTTAACGATTGAGGGAGAGATGAAAACGATGAAAGAACAAATTATGAAAGAAATTCTTCATACGATTAGTGTGCCAGTGGAGAATGTACGATGA